The window AACACCGTTTTATTTGGCGTTCTGCTTTTTCGTTCAAAAGCGGCTGCAAATATACTCGCTTATTCATTCCGCACAAACCTTTTGTCTTTTTTTTTAAATTAAATCTAAATTCATCATTCTAACCTAGTAAAAACCTATATTCAAGTAGAAAAAAAACAAATATTAAGGAGGATATCGAAGAAAAACAAGGTGAAACTGATATTAATTGCAGCTCAAAAAGTGTAAAAACAAGAAAGGTTATGGATTAGGGGGTTGATGAAGATACTGTTAATATCTTACCATTATATAGTTTTCCGTCCTGCGTAGCGAACCTAAAGATATAGTTTGCCATGTCTGCAGCACCTACATTAGCTTGATAACCGGGAAAAGCTTCTTGCAACATTTCTGTCTGAACAGCCCCTAAAGCCAAAGCATTGAATCTAAACGATGACTCTTTGAATTCCTCAGCCAAACATTCTGTTAGAATACTAACTGCTCCTTTACTACTACTATAAGCTGATAAGCCTGAGAATTTAACACTACCCTGAACACCACCTACACTACTTATGTTAAGAATATGTGCGTCTGTATTGAAGTATGGCAACAAATCTCTAGTCAACTTAATGACGGAAAAAACATTTACACTATATATATGATTAATGTCTTCATTACTAATTTGACTTAAAGGCTTGTTGACAAGTGCTCCAGCGTTATTTATTAGTATGTCAATACGACCAAAAGCTTTCACAACACCTATAATAGGAGTGAAATCATCTTCAGTTAAATCAAAAGGTAAAACTTGAGCTCCTAAACCTTCAAGTTCTTTTAGCTTATCTGTATTTCTAGAAATTGCTAATACATCACAACCATTGGCTAAGAAACATTTTACCATTTCAAAACCTATACCTCTACTTGCACCTGTAATAATTACTTTCATTGTAATAATGTTAAACTATCTTGTATTAAAGCTTTAGTGGTAGCGTCTGCAGAAGTATTTTGAAGAAAAGATTTGATTTCATCACTCAAAGCTTCATCAGTACTTATTTCTAAGATCTCTACTGCACATAGCCAGTCATCAGAATGGGATTGCAACTCTTGCCAAACAGTAGTTAGAGTATCCTTAGAAGCTTTCTCTTCTCTAACCTCTCTGACCTTACGGTATAATTTATGTAATTCTAGTCGCTTCTGGTTATATTGTATTTTATGTGTTAACTCTTTTGGCACAAATGGATTATCATTAGAAAAAACAGCCATATCAGCAGCACCAGAAAACACAGATACTATGGATTCTCCTAAGGCCATATCGTAAATTCCCCACTCGGGCTGAAACAATACCTCACCCTTATAGGTTACACTACAACCTTCAAATGACAAAATCATATTCAAGCCTTTTCTATTTTTTAGAAGATTAATGAGTTTTCCTTTGACTTCTACTCCACTCTCAAAATTTAGAGTGACTACTTTAGCTGCTTCGATTCCTAATTCTGTTAATTCATCAATACTTAATTGTTCTAATGGTGTTGACGTATTTTTCAAATTACCAACGGGAGAACTAAATCCGTGAGCGTGATAACTTTTATCGTGCCCTACTAACTCTTTATTTTGCCATGCTAATGCTGTTGGCGAAGAAGTTGATAGGTATATTATTTGATCGTTATCGCATATCACGTTATTGAATACTCCTGACACTTGCAACCCAGAACTATACTCTACCGTACATGTATTATTTGAAGCAATGGCTTTTTGTAAGCCTTCTAATCCTCCTCTACGTAGGGCCATAGTATTAGCGAATTCCTCTAAAACTTTTGTGAGATGTGTGTATGATGGAGTCACATAGAGTTGTGGCTGGGGTTCTGTAATATCAAATGCTTGTTGAGCCGCATCTATAGTATAAGGTATTTTTCTAACCTCGTCTTTCATGCAGCTTTCACTTTCACCTATGGATGATAATAAGCCTGCTCCATAAATTTTAGGATCAGACAAATCACCTATCAAACCATACTCAACAGTCCACCAGTGTAAGTTTCTAATCTGTGCCATTTCAGAAGGCTCACCCATATTACTCTGTATAGCATCTATGTCTTCTTCGGCTTGTACAATATCTTGTTCTTTGGTATTCGGATCTTCTTTTATTATGGATAGATGTCGAATAGCTTCGTATAATTCAAAATCTTTAGCGGAAGAAATCGCTTTACTTCCTATTTCACCAAACATTCTTAAGTATTCAGCATAAGTAGGATCGGCAATAATTGGGGCATGACCTGCAGCTTCGTGTAAAATGTCTGGTGCTGGTGTATATTCTATATGTTCTATCTGTCTAATATCGGCAGCTATAACTAGGACTTTGTAAGCCTGAAATTCCATAAACGAAGAAGGAGGTAAAAAACCATCTACACAAACACAACCCCAGCCTATCTTGCCTAAAATAGAGTTCATATCCTTAATATTAGGAATTGAATCGATAGTGATACCTGTTTTCTCTAAGCCTTTGAGGTATGAATCGTCAGTAACTTGGCTCAGATAAGCTAAATTTTTACGCATTACGTAACGCCAAACGGCATGATCCACTGGCGTATAATTATCATATTCTTGATTGACAACGAATTGTCTAAGATGGTCAGGGAGTTTTGCTACCTGAGGGTTTCCAAAGTCGTTAAATTCTGTTTTCATAAAAGGCTAATTAGTAAGCCAAATTTAGTAAAACAAATGAGAAAACGTGCTAAAATTATAAGTGTTTCGCAAGAGCATTATCAAATAACTCTTTATACTCAGCGACTTCTCCGAAAGAAGTATCGTCAATACGAATATCGCCTTTTGTAACGTGCCCTAATAAGGTAAAAGGAACGCTAGTATTTTTTAGAGCATCTAAGAAGGTATCTTCAGCAGTTTCAGCAACAGATACCACAACTCGTGAAGGTGATTCGCCAAATAAAAAGGCATCTTCTCTAATCTCTGCAATTGTGGTAATATCAAATCCTAAACCTTTAGGCATTGCACTTTCTAATAGTGTAATAAACAAACCGCCATCGGCAATATCGTGAGCTGATTCTATATGATTATTACGAATAAGTTTTTTGATTAAATCTTGTAGCTGATACTCTTTATCTAAGTCAAAAGGTGGGGTAGAACTGGCTTTAACAGCATGGTAAGAAGCTAAATATTCGGAACTACTGATATCGTTATGGGACTCTCCTAACATATAGATTAAGTCGCTTTTGCCTTTAAAATCCAAAGACATGACGTGTTCTTTGTTTTCTACAACTCCTAACATACCAATGGTTGGTGTTGGGAATACTGGCACTTCATTTCCGTCAATGGCTGTTTGATTGTAGAAACTCACATTCCCTCCTGTTACTGGCGTATCGAATTTCAAACATGCTTTTGACATTCCTTTGATAGCTCCTACAAATTGCCAATATACCTCTGGATTATATGGGTTTCCAAAATTCAAACAGTTGGTAATTGCAGATGGCACACCGCCTGAGCACACAATATTTCTAGCTGCTTCAGCTACCGCCATAGCGCAACCTTCCTCAGGGTCAGCATTTACCATTCTGGCATTACAGTCAACGGTCATTGCTAAAGCTTTGTTCGTTCCCTTGACATTCACTACCCCTGCATCTTTAGGCGAATTTGTACCCATATTTATAGTACCAACCATAGAGTCGTATTGCTCATATACCCATTTTTTAGAAGCTATGTTAGGATGTGTTGTCAGAAACTTAGCTACTTCTACCAAGTCTTTAGGTTGCTCTACTTGATCAATTGAGAATTTTTTAAATTCTTGATAATAGGCTGGCTCTGTATATTCTCTTTCATAAACGGGTGCGCCGCCGCCTAAAACCAAATCGTCAGCAGGTACATCAGCCACTAATTCTCCATGCATGTAATATTGGAGTTGTCCGCCTTCTGTTACTTCACCGATCTGCTCACAGCTCAAATCCCATTTGTCATATATCTCATGAACGATATGTTCTTTTCCTTTTTCTACAACTATAAGCATACGCTCTTGTGATTCGGAAAGCAAAATTTCCCAATCCTTCATATTTTCTTGTCGTGTAGGCACTTTGTCCAAGTGGATAATCATACCATGCTCTCCTGCCGCACTCATCTCTGAAGTGGAACAAGTAATCCCTGCTGCACCCATATCTTGCATACCTACAATAGCATCGGTTTGTCCAAGTTCTAAAGTAGCTTCAAGCAATAACTTTTCTTGGAAAGGGTCACCTACTTGAACGGCTGGTAAGTCATTAGCAGAATCTTCAGTGATATCCTTTGAAGCAAAAGCGGCACCATGAATACCGTCTTTACCTGTTCTTGAGCCTACTATATAAACGGGGTTGCCAACACCTGAAGAAGTAGCAGAAATTAACCCATCTGCTTTCATTATTCCTGCCGAAAATGCGTTAACTAATGGGTTAGTGTTATAACATTCATCAAAAAAGACTTCACCTCCAACTATTGGAATACCGAAAGCATTACCATAATCACCGATGCCTTTTACTACTCCTTTAACGAGCCATTTTGTTCGGTCTAATTCTATACTACCAAATCGTAAAGAATTTAATTGTGCTATGGGACGAGCACCCATAGTAAAGATGTCTCTATTGATACCTCCTACTCCTGTTGCCGCACCTTGATAAGGCTCTAATGCTGATGGGTGGTTATGACTTTCTATCTTAAAAGCACAAGCCAATCCGTCACCAATATCTACCAAACCCGCATTTTCTTCACCTGCTTTAACAAGCATATGAGGACCATCTTTGGGTAATTTTTTTAGCCAAGTAATGGAATTTTTATAGGAACAGTGTTCAGACCACATTACTGAAAAAATACTCATTTCAGTAAAGTTAGGTGTTCGTCCTAAAATGGATTTTATTTTATCAAACTCTTCAGGACGTAAGCCTAATTCTTCGGCTTGTTCTAAAGTGGCTAGAGTGGTAGTTGCTTGTGCAGACATTTTCTTGTTTTTACAATAAGCGCAAAAATAAGTATATCACTCATAAATACGACTAAAAATAATTGGCTTTTTAAAAAGTTTTCAAGAATCGATTACTAGCTTACGATATAGCCTTCTTTTTCATACCATGAAGTATAATTGTCTTTATACAATCGTTCTACTTCATTACGCTTTATCTTCATAGATGGCGTAAGCAGGTTATTCTCTATAGTCCACTCTTTATCTAAAACGACAACTTTTTTCAAACGTTCGTGAGATTCAAACTTAGGATTAACAATTTTAAGTGTCGTTTCCAAACTAGCATCGACATCTGTTCGAGGTCTTGACTTACCGTATTCCGACAATGTAATAAGTGCAATAGGCTGTGGTAAACCTGTACCTACCACACAGACTTGTTCAATATTTTTATTGGCAGACAACTTCATCTCAATAGGTGCTGGAGCAACATATTTTGCTTTAGAAGTTTTGAACAGATCTTTCACTCTTCCTGTGATTTTCAAATATCCATTAGCGTCAATATGACCTTCATCACCAGTGTGCAACCAACCGTCCTTGATTGTATCTTGGGTTTGCTTTTCTTCTTTGTAGTAGCCGTCCATCAAAGCAACGTGCTTGATGAGGATTTCATTTTCATCACTTAACTTCACATCACAATGCGGCAAGGCCTTACCCACAAAACCAAACTGAATACCATCATTTAAAGTCACGTGAGAGTAGCAACAGTTTTCCGTCATGGCATAGGCTTCTTGAATAGGAATCCCTAAACGCTCAAACCACTTTAAAGTAGAAACAGGTGTTGGCGCTGCACCCGTAAATATATTACGTGCTTCTTGTAAACCCAAACCCGTCTTAATTTTTTTCTTAATCAGTGATGATACCAAAGGAATAGACAGTAAAACGTTTAACTTTTTCTGTGGCAATTTTCCTAATATACCTTGCTGAAATTTAGTCCAAATACGAGGCACACCTAAAAATGCGGTTGGCTTAGTATCGGCCAAATTCTGAGCAAAAGTTTCCAAACTTTCTGCAAAAGACACCATACCACCAGAGTATAAACTTCCCATTTCTACTAACAAACGTTCAGCAATGTGGCACAATGGCAAGTAAGAGAAAAATCGCTCTTTTGTTGCTAATCCTAAAAGCGGCACAGCGTTGGAAGTAGCAAAAGAGAAATTATAAAATTTATGCATTACTCCTTTAGGCATACCTGTAGTACCAGAGGTATAAATAATAGTCGCTAAATCCATAGGATCACGCACTACATTTTCTGTCATAGGCGGCACATCTTTCACTAAATCGTTCCATACAGGATAACCGTCTTCGCTATAAAAAGGAAAGGCTATACATGGTAAATCTTTGGGAACACCCGGTCGCATATTTTCAAATTCGTCTAACTTACCAACGAATAATAATTTTGCTTCACTATGCTCCAAAATTTGCTTTATACTATCCGCCTTTAGATTGGGGTACAAAGGCACAGAAACGTGACCCGCCATCATAATGGCTAAATCGGAAATTATCCAATGAGCGCAATTTTTTGAAAGAGTAGCTATTTTACTATTAGCAGGAAAATCTAAAGATTTTAGATAAGCAGCCATCTTTCTTACTTCTGTAGCGGTTTCCGACCAAGTCCATTTATGCCACTCTCCGTTGATAGGTTGGCGCATATATAATTTATTGGGCGTTTCTTTTTCCCAATTGTAAAACATTTCTAAAGGTGACTTATAATCTTGCATAGGTGCTTGTATTTAGTATGCCCAAATATAAACTTTTTACAATATCCATTTTAGCACTAGTTTTACTTCAGTGGATTTATGACCTTCTACGCTACCACTTTTAACCTGTGTATTATCATAGAAAAGGGTTTGTCCAAGTTTAATATTTAGCGTCATCTTCTGAAGTTTATACTTGAAAACTGTAGAGATACGTTGTCCCTCTCCATAATGAAAAGGCACAGAAAAAGAATACATAACATCAGGCTCATAAGCATAGATGCGACTTGAAAAAGAAGGTGTATCAAAAAGCAAATACCTTAAAGAGATACCCCATCTTTTTTCTAAGGGTTTATAATTTACTTCTTGCACCATTAGATAATCTTTTTCATTATCTATGGCATTACAAGCAATTCTGTTTTTAAAATTGAAATCACTCAAAATGTATTTCCATTGTAAAAGATATTTAAGTTGCTGACGACCATCAACAGCTTTTAATCCATAATCATCGACCTCGTCTTTTGATTTGTTTTCGTACTAAAATCTAGCCAAGATTACCCATTTTTTTTCTGACTCGGTACTGCAATTGCAAAAAATAATCTTCTCCCCTTACAGGCATACTACTGTAATAACTTTCCTTTGGAAAGTGATAAAAATCAGAGTATAAAGATAAGCTCCAACGGCTATGTAAATTTAGCTTAATGGCGGTATAGAGTCCACTTTCGTTTCTAGTGTTGGATTGCTCAGCAAAGGTGTTAGACTCATAATCGTAATAGTTTTAATCGTAATTTCTATATAAAGCTGAAAAGGACAAATCAGGTGCTAATTGGGTGTTAATTGCAGACAAAAAAGCAATTGTTTTTTGCTGAACTACATATTCACCAAAGAAATGTGTATTTTTCAAAGTAAAGGAATAATCCCAACCCAAGCCCCATTGCATTGAAAGTGTATCTTCTCCTACTAAACGTTTTTTATCATACGACTGAAACAAACTGTAAACAGATGTTTTGAAATTTCGTTTTTCAAAAGCTAAACGACTGCCCATAAGATGATGTTTGAGTTGTCTTTTACTATCTAATTCCGACTCTGTTCGGTGCAATCCGATATCACTCACTGAGGAAACCATTTCTAAAGAATCCACCACATTAGCATCTTGTTTGTTTGAGGATAAAAAAAAGGAGTATTGCCAATTTTTAATACGATGCTGATAGGCAATACCTCTCAAAAAATGATTTTCTCTTGTCGATGTGTACGAACGAAGCACTTGAGCATTTTTAAAAGTTCCCAACACCTGTGCCGATTTGCCAAAAGAAAAACCTTGATAACATAAGAGTCCTTGACCTAATGATAGTTGATAATCACCAATAAAAAGCTGCTTGTTTTCACCCTTTACATTGAGATATAAAGAGTTAAAATCTAGCTATTGTTCGCCTGCATCTTTTTCAGTAGTTAAGCCCCAATTTATGGATTTGGATTGTGCCGAGTGTCTAAAGTAACTTTTATATGGGTTTCCTATATAATCGCCCCTAAGATACTCTTGCTCTTGCTCTAAATAACGATGCAAATAAATTCTCAGATGATGCTTCACTAGAGGGTCGCTTGCCATTTTAAAATCTAAAACCGTAACAAAAGGCAATAATAGTCTTATCGTTTTACTGTCCATAAGCTGAATTGCTTGAAGCTCATAAACCGAAGTGATTTTTACCTTTGCCTTTCGGTACTTGATTATGGATTGGGCTTTTGACCTATCTAAAAAAGGTAATTGATATAATTCATCTATGGAACAACTGTTTAAGTCTATAGGCTGTTCCAACAATTCATAAAAGCTAGTTAAAGACTCTTCATCTACAGATTCATTCTGCTCTAAATAGTCTTGAAATGCAGAGGGCAAATCTTGAGCCAAACTAAAATTGGCTAGTAAAATGAACGGTAATATCCTCCACATTACTGAACGCTATAAATTAGGGCCATTTGAGGAGAGAGCCCCAAATAATAATGGTATGAAATATGAGCATCTATAGCTAAAGACTTCCATAAAAAAGCCATTCCGAAAGCATTGCTGCTAGCTTGTGTTGATATGGAGGTGTATAAATATATGTTCTCTGTTGGGAAGTATTTCAAGTAGGTATGCAAAGAAAGTGGTAAAGACTCTTCCTTTTTAGCAGCAATAGCTAAACTCACTTTTTTTGAAAGGTGATATTCCAAACCCAAATGAAAGGCTGTAGATTCTAAACTATCTCTGAACGGATTACTGATAGCAGAAGCGGCATCCAACTGAGCGGTTATTTGATAGCGGAGTCCTACATCCACCATAAAAGCACTCTGCTTGTTATAGCCAATTTTTTCTTGCTTATAACGTCCTTTTATGCCCATAGAAAAAAGAGGTGACAAAGCACGAGCAAAAGATATGCCCCAATCATTAATAGCATAACTTTCGTTGCCACTATTGTTCCAATGCCCTTGAACAACACCATATGTATTGGGAATTGCAACTCTACATTGGGCATATGACAAATCCGAAAGTCCAAATCTATTTTCTACGGATATGCCAAATGTATTTTGAGATATACAGCTGATACCCGCCGTATTTTCCGACCATAACCCCTGAGAGGTTACTCCCCGACCTTCAATAAAAGTAGATTGTGAAAAAAGCGAATGTGCAAATAATAACAATAGGATAGTAAGAATGGCTTTCACGACTTTGGGCTTTAAAACCAAAAGTATAAAAAAAGGGCTCAAGAACTAAGTCCTGAACCCTTAATAAATTGTAATTCTTTTAACTACTGCACTCTGTAGTCAAACTTTTCGCTAGCCAAATCTTGGTTGGCTTTTACGATTTTTTGTTTCATATTCATTTTGAACTCTACCATTCTAGCGTGAAGCTCGTCATCTGAAGTGGATAAGATTTGACCGGCTAAAATACCCGCATTGTATGCTGCATCTAATCCTACTGTTGCTACAGGAATACCGGGAGGCATTTGTAAAATAGAGAGGATACTGTCCCATCCATCTATTGAAATAGAAGAACGGCAAGGAACACCAATCACTGGAACAGTGGCAAAGGCTGCTACCACACCAGGAAGGTGAGCTGCACCACCTGCACCTGCAATGATGACTTTAATACCACGTGCATGCGCATTGGTAGCAAATTCTTCTACCTTTTCTGGCACACGGTGTGCAGACAAGGCATTTATCTCAAAAGGAATTTGCATATTATTTAAAAAATCGGCTGCTTTACGCATAACAGGCATGTCTGATGTACTACCCATTATTATACTTACTACTGCTTTCATTATACTTTATTAGTGGTTATATATTCTGCTGCGAATTTAAAAAAAAGAGCAATAGCTACTAAAACTTTTTTAGACTATTTGTGTTAATAAAGAGTTAAAAAATCAATGTTCTAGTTAAGATCTAACTCCAAGGTGTATGTGTGCTGACAACCGTTGGCTAAATCAACAACATGAGTATAAATTCCACTACAAGAATAGATTTGATTATTTACGGGCCAAGTATAAGTTGCTGCTGATAGCGTTACGTTTTGAGTGCTGGCTTGATTTTGACCGATGGTTAGATTTAAAATATTGGTAGCTAAACACCCTTGAGGTGTTGTGGATTGAACAGAATAATTGCCTGAAAAAGCATATTCTTGTCCAGAGGCGTCCCAAATATATGAATTGCAAGCAGATACAACAGTGGGATCAAAACTTGGATTTGTAATACTTAAGTTAAGTGATTCCACATGTGGACATCCGCTAGCATTGGTGGAGGTATTTGTGTAGACTCCACTACAATAATAGGTTGTTCCGTGCCATTCAAAATTACCGCCCGTTTGAGTCTGATTTATCGTTTGAGCTGTGGATTGGT is drawn from Flavobacteriales bacterium and contains these coding sequences:
- the purL gene encoding phosphoribosylformylglycinamidine synthase subunit PurL, whose product is MSAQATTTLATLEQAEELGLRPEEFDKIKSILGRTPNFTEMSIFSVMWSEHCSYKNSITWLKKLPKDGPHMLVKAGEENAGLVDIGDGLACAFKIESHNHPSALEPYQGAATGVGGINRDIFTMGARPIAQLNSLRFGSIELDRTKWLVKGVVKGIGDYGNAFGIPIVGGEVFFDECYNTNPLVNAFSAGIMKADGLISATSSGVGNPVYIVGSRTGKDGIHGAAFASKDITEDSANDLPAVQVGDPFQEKLLLEATLELGQTDAIVGMQDMGAAGITCSTSEMSAAGEHGMIIHLDKVPTRQENMKDWEILLSESQERMLIVVEKGKEHIVHEIYDKWDLSCEQIGEVTEGGQLQYYMHGELVADVPADDLVLGGGAPVYEREYTEPAYYQEFKKFSIDQVEQPKDLVEVAKFLTTHPNIASKKWVYEQYDSMVGTINMGTNSPKDAGVVNVKGTNKALAMTVDCNARMVNADPEEGCAMAVAEAARNIVCSGGVPSAITNCLNFGNPYNPEVYWQFVGAIKGMSKACLKFDTPVTGGNVSFYNQTAIDGNEVPVFPTPTIGMLGVVENKEHVMSLDFKGKSDLIYMLGESHNDISSSEYLASYHAVKASSTPPFDLDKEYQLQDLIKKLIRNNHIESAHDIADGGLFITLLESAMPKGLGFDITTIAEIREDAFLFGESPSRVVVSVAETAEDTFLDALKNTSVPFTLLGHVTKGDIRIDDTSFGEVAEYKELFDNALAKHL
- the purE gene encoding 5-(carboxyamino)imidazole ribonucleotide mutase, which codes for MKAVVSIIMGSTSDMPVMRKAADFLNNMQIPFEINALSAHRVPEKVEEFATNAHARGIKVIIAGAGGAAHLPGVVAAFATVPVIGVPCRSSISIDGWDSILSILQMPPGIPVATVGLDAAYNAGILAGQILSTSDDELHARMVEFKMNMKQKIVKANQDLASEKFDYRVQ
- a CDS encoding SDR family oxidoreductase; its protein translation is MKVIITGASRGIGFEMVKCFLANGCDVLAISRNTDKLKELEGLGAQVLPFDLTEDDFTPIIGVVKAFGRIDILINNAGALVNKPLSQISNEDINHIYSVNVFSVIKLTRDLLPYFNTDAHILNISSVGGVQGSVKFSGLSAYSSSKGAVSILTECLAEEFKESSFRFNALALGAVQTEMLQEAFPGYQANVGAADMANYIFRFATQDGKLYNGKILTVSSSTP
- a CDS encoding aromatic amino acid hydroxylase is translated as MKTEFNDFGNPQVAKLPDHLRQFVVNQEYDNYTPVDHAVWRYVMRKNLAYLSQVTDDSYLKGLEKTGITIDSIPNIKDMNSILGKIGWGCVCVDGFLPPSSFMEFQAYKVLVIAADIRQIEHIEYTPAPDILHEAAGHAPIIADPTYAEYLRMFGEIGSKAISSAKDFELYEAIRHLSIIKEDPNTKEQDIVQAEEDIDAIQSNMGEPSEMAQIRNLHWWTVEYGLIGDLSDPKIYGAGLLSSIGESESCMKDEVRKIPYTIDAAQQAFDITEPQPQLYVTPSYTHLTKVLEEFANTMALRRGGLEGLQKAIASNNTCTVEYSSGLQVSGVFNNVICDNDQIIYLSTSSPTALAWQNKELVGHDKSYHAHGFSSPVGNLKNTSTPLEQLSIDELTELGIEAAKVVTLNFESGVEVKGKLINLLKNRKGLNMILSFEGCSVTYKGEVLFQPEWGIYDMALGESIVSVFSGAADMAVFSNDNPFVPKELTHKIQYNQKRLELHKLYRKVREVREEKASKDTLTTVWQELQSHSDDWLCAVEILEISTDEALSDEIKSFLQNTSADATTKALIQDSLTLLQ
- a CDS encoding AMP-binding protein — translated: MQDYKSPLEMFYNWEKETPNKLYMRQPINGEWHKWTWSETATEVRKMAAYLKSLDFPANSKIATLSKNCAHWIISDLAIMMAGHVSVPLYPNLKADSIKQILEHSEAKLLFVGKLDEFENMRPGVPKDLPCIAFPFYSEDGYPVWNDLVKDVPPMTENVVRDPMDLATIIYTSGTTGMPKGVMHKFYNFSFATSNAVPLLGLATKERFFSYLPLCHIAERLLVEMGSLYSGGMVSFAESLETFAQNLADTKPTAFLGVPRIWTKFQQGILGKLPQKKLNVLLSIPLVSSLIKKKIKTGLGLQEARNIFTGAAPTPVSTLKWFERLGIPIQEAYAMTENCCYSHVTLNDGIQFGFVGKALPHCDVKLSDENEILIKHVALMDGYYKEEKQTQDTIKDGWLHTGDEGHIDANGYLKITGRVKDLFKTSKAKYVAPAPIEMKLSANKNIEQVCVVGTGLPQPIALITLSEYGKSRPRTDVDASLETTLKIVNPKFESHERLKKVVVLDKEWTIENNLLTPSMKIKRNEVERLYKDNYTSWYEKEGYIVS
- a CDS encoding helix-hairpin-helix domain-containing protein yields the protein MWRILPFILLANFSLAQDLPSAFQDYLEQNESVDEESLTSFYELLEQPIDLNSCSIDELYQLPFLDRSKAQSIIKYRKAKVKITSVYELQAIQLMDSKTIRLLLPFVTVLDFKMASDPLVKHHLRIYLHRYLEQEQEYLRGDYIGNPYKSYFRHSAQSKSINWGLTTEKDAGEQ